TCCTACCAGCTTACGAAAATCATCGGTGAGCTCCAACGAGGCGCTTCGTCCACCACATGACGATGGGTTGCGGAACACCACACTTCCGTATTTTACATTTTGCTTATTAAAGACCTGTTCGACACTATTTTCAAACCCCTGAATGGTATTCGTAAGACTGGCAAAATGGTTACGCATCGCGTTTCCACCATCGATTACAAAAATAATATTGACTTTCGACCTGTTTTTGATCAGGTTGATCAATCCAGGATAAGTCAGTTCAGCCCCGTTAATGGTGAGTACCTTGTTATTCGATTTATTGAACACATCAACCGCATAATGCGTAGCGATGCCCGAATCATCAACGGTACGTACAGGCAAACCGAGCATGGTGATATTCGCTGTATCTATCAGTGGGTCGACCTTATAAGGCTCAAATCCATCGATACGATTCTTATTGATCTTTGCCACCACGGTATCGGCCTGCGGTGATTCAAATGTATAGGGCGCAAAATACAGGCGATGACCCCAATTTTGTACGACCGATGCTGATACCCAGCCTTTGATATATTTTCCTGCCTCACGCGGCACAAACTGATCCGTCGACCCAATCAGAAACTGCTTGCCGTCATCGGACTTCTTGAAGATATACACGTAATTATGCAGGGCAACCTTAGATTTCCCATTTTTAAGGTCAGGTCCGTCAAAAACAAAAATAGAATCTTTTTTATCGAAATAATACTGTCCATTCAGTAAAGGCTCTACATCATTGATAATGGTGAGCGCTTTATTGGGGAATCGGGTTGCTACATCGACAAAAGAACGCTGCCAAAGCAACAACTTATCCTTTGCTATCCAACCCACACTTTCCACACGTTTTTTATCTTTCAGCTTAAGACCGCGTACCATATTATCGCTAAACCGCAGCAGTTTAAGGTAGCCGTCCTTTTCTTCCGACACATAAAATGGCTGCATAAACGAAAGTTTTTCCATCATGAGCGTACCACCCGGCGAAGTGCTGGTATGATTGTCGTTTCTATCCGAAAAAACAATCCAAGGGAGGTTAGATTTATCGAAAGATTCTTTGGTCGATGTCGAAGCATTAGGTTCGAGGTATGGAATAGGCAGTCCCACCACAGATCCGCCGAAGGAGGTCGCAGACTGCGCGAGGAGGTCATTTGCGCTAAGGGCACTCCACAGCAGGCCCAGGCATAAGGTACAAAACCGAAAAGAGTTAACTAAGTTCATACAGCGCTTGGCTTTATTTTGATTGTTTAACTTTAATTAAAGTAGGACATTCTTTTGTGGCGTTTGGCGTCGAAGCGCTTTCCACCGTGACTTCATTGATGGTAACTCCTTTTGAAAAAGTGAGTCCCATCAGATACGCGTAAATATCCATCTGCTTTTTCTGCCCATCCATTTCGACATTCACTTTCACTTTTTCGTCCCCACAGAGGTATTTCGATAAGATGTAACTATATTTTGAATTAAAATCGGCTCCATTGGCGATATCCTGAATTTTTTCTTTTAGATCGTTAAGAGCATCCTGCGCTCCTTTGCCCGGGGTCACCAGCTGATTAATGTCTGCTGCTGGGTCAACAATACGGATGTTGTGTGTAGCAAATTTCGAACTTTTATCCGAGCGCAGCCGCACCTGATAAACACCAGGTTTCGTATAGGTATACAAAGCCGATTTACCGATTGCATCCACCTTTCCGGTTTCACCAAACCACCATTCGAATATTTCACCAGGTCCATTCGCTTCCAAACGGATCTCTTCAAGCACAATGCCGTTTGTAGAACCACTAATAAACAATGTGGTATCCTGTGCTATCGAATGCACCACACTGTCTTTTACCGAAACGAAAAACTGTTCACGCAAATTTTCATTAACGGTGAGTCTGACCACATAAGACCCAACCTTATTAAAGCGGTAAGTACCTTGCTGTTTTGTCGACTTATCGCCGTTCCCAAATTCCCAGACCCACTTTTTAGCGCCATTGGTGTTGTCGGCATAAATCAGATCTTCATTTAGGTAAATTTCAGTTTTATTAATTTTGGCGCTAATCTTCTCTTCCGATCGCGTATAGACCTTGAAGAAATAAATCAACCCTGCTAAAAGAGCGACGACCAAAAAGATAATGATAAACAAGTAAATACGAGGGTTGCTCTTTGAGACATTCCTTTCGTCGCCCTCTTCAATAAAATTCCTATCCATTTAGTTACAATTGATTAATTAAAAAATGACTTTCAAAATTTGCAATTAGCGTGAATTCATCATATTGATCGTTTGCTGCAATTGTTTCCGGTTCACAATGCAGTCGTCGAGATTTTTGGAAATGCGCTCGATATCATTGAGATTACCTTTCAACTCCCGCCTATCGACGTAATAATTCTCGTAAAACAATGCCCCTTGTGCAAAAATACTATATCGACTATCGAAGCTATTTTGTGCGTACAAAGCATTAATGTCCGAGAAGGTCTTTTTAATATCATTTTCAATAAAAACGGCCTGTACGGTCGGATCAAATCTTTTGATCTGCGCCGAAGCGCTATCAACATATTTTAAAGCCAAATTAGCTGATTCCTCAAACTTTTGATCGTCACGTATACGGAGGGCAAGATCTTCTTTAGAGATGGCAAATCGCGGACCGTCGCTGTAAAATAAAACGTATCCTAATAGTGTCATTGCCAATACAAACGCGGCCAGCAGCAGCAAAAAATGTTCACGTCGTTCGACTAAGCTTAGTTTAATCATACCTTATCTTCCTACTATAGAACCTTGGTTTACAACTTTGTTAATCTGATTATTCATGGTAATACAACTTTGAAGCTGCATTCGTTTGCTTTCAATGACGTTTTTAGTGGAAAATAAAGAATCCTGTAGGCGCGATACCAATAGGATATCTTTATTCAATCTGCGATAAAGCTTTAGGCTTGCTCTGCTGCTATCCACTTTCAGGCCATCGATGACCCTTCCGATATGTCCCGATCCTTTTGCAATTTCATTTTGGAGCACCCGCTTTCGTGCTACGGCAGACATATCGGCATCAC
The genomic region above belongs to Sphingobacterium zeae and contains:
- the tssR gene encoding type VI secretion system protein TssR domain-containing protein gives rise to the protein MNLVNSFRFCTLCLGLLWSALSANDLLAQSATSFGGSVVGLPIPYLEPNASTSTKESFDKSNLPWIVFSDRNDNHTSTSPGGTLMMEKLSFMQPFYVSEEKDGYLKLLRFSDNMVRGLKLKDKKRVESVGWIAKDKLLLWQRSFVDVATRFPNKALTIINDVEPLLNGQYYFDKKDSIFVFDGPDLKNGKSKVALHNYVYIFKKSDDGKQFLIGSTDQFVPREAGKYIKGWVSASVVQNWGHRLYFAPYTFESPQADTVVAKINKNRIDGFEPYKVDPLIDTANITMLGLPVRTVDDSGIATHYAVDVFNKSNNKVLTINGAELTYPGLINLIKNRSKVNIIFVIDGGNAMRNHFASLTNTIQGFENSVEQVFNKQNVKYGSVVFRNPSSCGGRSASLELTDDFRKLVGFLRDQSKITSECDRGNAEQPLFEGIAQATNLVKDVAQQTNLFVIVGATGNLGGANNSQLSSIARRVADVEGRMVILQAYNSTPTTFNDFIVQSRKLVSSEAYYAAERRKFQLVRGEAFGNQSYDFNLTDSISYYLDFPKNSLIQGGVVFPTRGSALNNKSFNVAFYRFMDETRQDIRSHIHSLDSAFRLTGIENANVNPTVAKLLGGKFNRDVGEGMPHNAFKFASTLKFSPDLQYQLTKGLDFDLILNAGEFNEFSSMLSVMSGDNLVKDDNSFRKKLYDNYIDEYKKKWPMYSARDVDKWTLGKYFSVMLGIPLLHNTFTDMKVEALKNKKEMSLPSFEEYIVYLQKVMAMTRTYAQNQGKFFSNGEQYYRVRGSFFNMNTIQTAN
- a CDS encoding PKD domain-containing protein, whose protein sequence is MDRNFIEEGDERNVSKSNPRIYLFIIIFLVVALLAGLIYFFKVYTRSEEKISAKINKTEIYLNEDLIYADNTNGAKKWVWEFGNGDKSTKQQGTYRFNKVGSYVVRLTVNENLREQFFVSVKDSVVHSIAQDTTLFISGSTNGIVLEEIRLEANGPGEIFEWWFGETGKVDAIGKSALYTYTKPGVYQVRLRSDKSSKFATHNIRIVDPAADINQLVTPGKGAQDALNDLKEKIQDIANGADFNSKYSYILSKYLCGDEKVKVNVEMDGQKKQMDIYAYLMGLTFSKGVTINEVTVESASTPNATKECPTLIKVKQSK
- the tssO gene encoding type VI secretion system TssO, translated to MIKLSLVERREHFLLLLAAFVLAMTLLGYVLFYSDGPRFAISKEDLALRIRDDQKFEESANLALKYVDSASAQIKRFDPTVQAVFIENDIKKTFSDINALYAQNSFDSRYSIFAQGALFYENYYVDRRELKGNLNDIERISKNLDDCIVNRKQLQQTINMMNSR